Proteins from a genomic interval of Arvicanthis niloticus isolate mArvNil1 chromosome 26, mArvNil1.pat.X, whole genome shotgun sequence:
- the Upk2 gene encoding uroplakin-2: MASILPVQTLPGILILLAVLAPGAADFNISSLSGLLSPALTESLLIALPPCHLTGGNATLMVRRANDSKVVKSGFVVPPCRGRRELVSVVDSGAGFTVTRLSAYQVTNLTPGTKYYISYRVQKGMSTESSPETPMSTLPRRNMESIGLGMARTGGMVVITVLLSVAMFLLVVGLIVALALGARK; encoded by the exons ATGGCATCCATACTGCCTGTCCAGACCTTGCCCGGGATCCTGATTCTGCTGGCTGTCCTGGCTCCGGGGGCTGCAG ACTTCAACATCTCAAGCCTCTCTGGTCTGCTGTCTCCGGCGCTAACAGAAAGCCTGCTAATTGCCTTACCCCCATGTCACCTCACGGGAGGTAATGCCACACTGATGGTCCGGAGAGCCAACGACAGCAAAG TGGTTAAATCGGGCTTTGTGGTGCCTCCATGCCGTGGGCGCAGGGAGCTTGTGAGCGTGGTGGACAGCGGGGCTGGCTTCACCGTCACAAGGCTCAGCGCATATCAGGTGACAAACCTAACACCAGGAACCAAATACTA CATATCATACCGAGTACAGAAGGGGATGTCCACTGAGTCCAGTCCAGAGACCCCCATGTCCACGCTTCCTC GAAGAAACATGGAGTCTATCGGGTTAGGAATGGCCCGGACAGGAGGCATGGTGGTCATCACGGTGTTGCTGTCTGTGGCCATGTTCCTGTTGGTCGTGGGTCTTATTGTTGCCCTGGCACTGGGTGCCCGCAAGTGA